From the genome of Hymenobacter sp. PAMC 26628, one region includes:
- a CDS encoding bestrophin family protein yields the protein MYIRTNLRPILIWRLSRNSLLFFFSYNVLICFLYGPLNVHALDIPWQPVATLGTAVAFYIGFKNNGSYDRFWEGRQLWGSIVNTSRVWTLRVFDFVQFSDGYPNGAPVQELHRRLVYRQIAWCNALRLHLRRQTAERWDAEVAPFLLDPDDSAARFAANPPTHLLRHQSKELLDLHRTGLLSEFRQVAMMQTVQDLFNFQGGCERIKNTPFPRQYAYFSFVFVWLFALLLPLGLVEEFDSRLPLGQYHVWLMVPFSVLVSWVFNTIELVGHISENPFDNTMNDVPMTSICRSIEIDLRELLAETNLPPKVEPVDDMLY from the coding sequence ATGTACATCCGTACCAATCTTCGCCCCATCCTCATCTGGCGCTTGTCGCGCAACAGCTTGCTGTTCTTTTTTTCCTATAATGTGCTGATTTGCTTCTTGTACGGGCCCCTAAATGTGCACGCGCTTGACATCCCGTGGCAGCCGGTGGCCACGCTGGGTACGGCGGTGGCGTTCTACATTGGCTTCAAAAACAACGGCTCCTACGACCGTTTCTGGGAGGGCCGGCAACTGTGGGGCAGCATCGTGAACACCTCGCGGGTGTGGACGCTGCGGGTGTTCGACTTCGTACAATTTTCGGACGGCTACCCCAACGGGGCCCCGGTGCAAGAGCTGCACCGCCGCCTGGTGTACCGCCAAATTGCCTGGTGCAACGCCCTGCGCCTGCACCTGCGCCGCCAAACCGCCGAGCGCTGGGACGCCGAAGTGGCCCCTTTCCTGCTCGACCCCGACGATTCGGCCGCCCGCTTCGCCGCCAACCCGCCCACCCACCTGCTGCGCCACCAGAGCAAGGAGCTGCTCGACCTCCACCGCACGGGCCTGCTCAGCGAGTTCCGCCAGGTGGCCATGATGCAGACGGTGCAGGATTTGTTCAACTTCCAGGGCGGCTGCGAGCGGATCAAGAACACGCCGTTTCCGCGGCAGTACGCCTACTTCAGCTTCGTGTTTGTGTGGCTGTTTGCGCTGCTGCTGCCGCTGGGCCTGGTGGAAGAATTCGACAGCCGCCTGCCCCTGGGCCAGTACCACGTGTGGCTGATGGTGCCGTTTTCGGTGCTCGTGTCGTGGGTGTTCAACACCATCGAGCTGGTGGGCCACATCAGCGAAAACCCGTTCGACAATACCATGAACGACGTGCCCATGACCAGCATCTGCCGCAGCATCGAAATCGACCTGCGCGAGCTGCTCGCTGAAACCAATCTGCCGCCCAAAGTGGAGCCCGTGGACGACATGCTGTATTAA
- a CDS encoding DUF1259 domain-containing protein, with the protein MPSSRFSRRDWLKAAALATPPLLLGPGAALAAVPAAPGKTPPLNAADIAAIEAAMGKKGTYVEAQATHTTSLPRNDLKVTVKGESVPIAFGFGGWVAIKRTLDGKSAMLMSDTVLLQAEVNPLISAAQANGLEIGAIHNHFFYEEPRIFYMHITGMGSPAELAKKFAAALKDSKLLPANQPPAAGVPAAVPPGNNATPAAGPPTGKELFDLAALDAVVHSQGVVNGPTYKYTVGRADVQSLMMGTEMTAAIGLNSWAAFAGKQAEAHIAGDIAMLETEVNPVIRALRAHNLEVVAVHNHMLGDAPRMMFLHYYGRGPAPALAAGFRAALDQLGRGKAGGMKH; encoded by the coding sequence ATGCCTTCTTCCCGCTTTTCCCGCCGCGATTGGCTCAAGGCCGCGGCCCTGGCAACGCCCCCGCTGCTGTTGGGCCCCGGCGCGGCGCTGGCCGCCGTGCCCGCGGCCCCGGGCAAAACCCCGCCGCTGAACGCCGCCGACATTGCCGCCATCGAGGCGGCAATGGGCAAAAAAGGCACTTACGTAGAAGCGCAGGCCACGCACACCACTTCCCTGCCCCGCAACGATTTGAAGGTGACCGTCAAGGGCGAGTCGGTGCCCATTGCCTTCGGCTTCGGCGGCTGGGTGGCCATCAAGCGCACGCTCGACGGGAAATCCGCCATGCTGATGAGCGACACGGTGCTACTGCAAGCGGAGGTGAACCCGCTAATTTCGGCGGCCCAGGCCAACGGGCTGGAAATCGGGGCCATCCACAACCATTTTTTCTACGAAGAGCCCCGCATCTTCTACATGCACATTACGGGCATGGGCAGCCCGGCCGAGCTGGCGAAAAAATTTGCCGCCGCGCTGAAAGATTCCAAGCTGCTGCCGGCCAACCAGCCCCCGGCGGCGGGGGTCCCCGCCGCCGTGCCACCGGGCAACAACGCCACCCCGGCCGCCGGCCCGCCCACCGGCAAAGAGCTGTTCGACCTGGCGGCCCTCGACGCTGTGGTGCACTCCCAAGGCGTCGTCAACGGCCCCACTTACAAATACACCGTGGGCCGCGCCGACGTGCAGTCCCTGATGATGGGCACGGAAATGACCGCCGCCATCGGCCTGAACTCCTGGGCGGCGTTTGCCGGCAAGCAGGCCGAAGCCCACATCGCCGGCGACATTGCCATGCTGGAAACCGAGGTTAACCCCGTCATCCGAGCCCTGCGGGCCCACAACCTGGAGGTGGTGGCCGTGCACAACCACATGCTGGGCGACGCGCCGCGCATGATGTTCCTGCACTACTACGGCCGGGGCCCAGCGCCGGCCCTGGCCGCCGGCTTCCGCGCCGCCTTGGACCAGCTGGGCCGGGGCAAAGCGGGCGGCATGAAGCACTGA
- a CDS encoding chloride channel protein, producing the protein MAHRTVSLVPRWLPARLRASSTTATAVFLLRWALLAALVGALAGTASAGFLVSLEWVTRWREAHPGALALLPAGGLLVGLAYHYFGNRVVKGNNLILDEIHTPGNTIPLRLVPLVLGGTLVTHLFGGSAGREGTAVQMGAALADQLARWLPRRERRLLLIAGMSAGFAAVFGTPLAGAVFGLEVFLLGAVRYEAILPSFLAAVVADAVTRAWGVGHTPYPALAALPLTAAGLGSTLVAGALFGLAARFFATLTHSISRVFSRIKYPPLRPVVGGVLVAATMWALGTMRYAGLGVPVIVEAFQHPLGPQDFALKLALTALTLGAGFKGGEVTPLFFIGAALGSALAGVLPLPVALLAGMGFVGVFAGAANTPLACLLMGLELFGARAGVYLGLSCVVAYLFSGHQGIYASQVIGQAKHPLLGRQQGRRLGALGAAPPGP; encoded by the coding sequence GTGGCTCACCGTACCGTTTCCCTTGTTCCCCGCTGGCTGCCAGCCCGGCTGCGGGCTTCGTCCACCACTGCCACGGCGGTTTTTTTGCTGCGTTGGGCGCTGCTGGCGGCGCTGGTGGGGGCCTTGGCGGGCACGGCGTCGGCCGGCTTCTTGGTTTCGCTGGAATGGGTGACGCGCTGGCGCGAGGCCCACCCCGGGGCCCTGGCGCTGCTGCCAGCGGGCGGCCTGTTGGTGGGCTTGGCTTACCACTACTTCGGCAACCGGGTAGTGAAAGGCAACAACTTGATTTTGGACGAAATCCACACGCCCGGCAACACGATTCCGCTGCGGCTGGTGCCGCTGGTGCTGGGCGGCACGCTCGTGACGCACCTGTTTGGCGGCTCGGCGGGGCGCGAGGGCACGGCCGTGCAAATGGGCGCGGCCCTGGCCGACCAGCTGGCGCGCTGGCTGCCGCGGCGCGAGCGCCGGCTGCTGCTCATTGCGGGCATGAGCGCGGGGTTTGCCGCAGTGTTCGGTACGCCGCTGGCGGGGGCCGTGTTCGGGCTGGAAGTGTTTTTGCTGGGCGCGGTGCGCTACGAGGCCATTTTGCCGAGCTTCCTGGCCGCCGTGGTGGCCGACGCGGTGACGCGCGCCTGGGGCGTGGGCCACACGCCGTACCCTGCGCTGGCGGCGCTGCCGCTCACGGCCGCGGGGCTGGGCAGCACGCTGGTAGCGGGGGCCCTGTTTGGGCTGGCGGCGCGGTTTTTTGCCACCCTCACGCACAGCATTTCCCGGGTTTTCAGCCGCATAAAATACCCGCCGCTGCGGCCAGTGGTAGGCGGCGTGCTGGTAGCGGCCACCATGTGGGCCCTGGGCACCATGCGCTACGCCGGCCTCGGCGTACCCGTGATTGTGGAGGCATTTCAGCACCCGCTGGGGCCCCAGGACTTCGCCCTCAAGCTGGCCCTGACGGCCCTCACGCTGGGCGCGGGCTTCAAGGGTGGGGAGGTGACGCCGCTGTTTTTCATCGGGGCGGCGCTGGGCTCGGCGCTGGCCGGGGTGCTGCCGCTGCCGGTGGCGCTGCTGGCGGGCATGGGCTTCGTGGGCGTGTTTGCGGGCGCGGCCAACACGCCCCTGGCCTGCCTGCTGATGGGCCTGGAGCTGTTCGGGGCCCGCGCCGGCGTGTACCTGGGGCTGAGCTGCGTGGTGGCCTACCTATTTTCGGGCCACCAGGGCATCTACGCCTCGCAGGTAATCGGGCAGGCCAAGCACCCGCTACTGGGCCGGCAGCAGGGCCGGCGGCTGGGGGCCCTGGGCGCGGCGCCCCCCGGGCCGTAG
- a CDS encoding MFS transporter produces MAKSLVLRESVGLRYFTFFYLYVMQGIPSGFALTAVYNYLVGSGLTAKSVGTFAAIVGLPWTFQFIWGPLIDKFQYSIIGHRKQWVVLTQLVACVASLSLLLVRDPVAQLGLMGGVFFVHSVFASIQDASVDAIAISVVPPAERGRVNAFMRGGYLLGWAVGGAVLAYVLHHGGFRPAALVQSATLLVLTVLTFFIKLDRADRLLPTFGRAGRAAARAHAAALHDDEENPSLRWLFAELWRAMVERYSLRAFGIIFLAYLASYVFGYAYNYHLIHSLHWADADVSILQGSWGSAAAFVLLLGGGVLVDRLGTARLQYWVMAGYAFFLLVFGALAPFWHVRAVGFTGLVLMNVADPLLSVAAMPALMAFCRPKIEGSQFTTYMALVNLCGVASSYLNGWLLEIASAPVIGLACGGLMLGLVVAQRRLRPQPQLVAQG; encoded by the coding sequence ATGGCAAAAAGTCTGGTGCTGCGGGAGAGCGTGGGGTTGCGCTACTTCACGTTTTTTTACCTGTACGTGATGCAGGGCATTCCCTCGGGGTTTGCCCTGACGGCGGTGTACAACTACCTGGTGGGCAGCGGCCTCACGGCCAAGTCGGTGGGCACGTTCGCCGCCATCGTGGGCCTGCCCTGGACGTTCCAGTTCATCTGGGGCCCCCTGATTGATAAATTTCAATATTCCATCATCGGGCACCGCAAGCAGTGGGTGGTGCTCACGCAGTTGGTGGCGTGCGTGGCCTCGCTCTCGCTGCTGCTCGTGCGCGACCCCGTGGCCCAGCTGGGGCTGATGGGCGGGGTATTTTTCGTGCACAGCGTGTTCGCTTCTATCCAGGACGCCAGCGTGGACGCCATCGCCATTTCGGTGGTGCCGCCGGCCGAGCGCGGCCGCGTGAATGCCTTCATGCGCGGCGGCTACCTACTGGGTTGGGCCGTGGGCGGCGCAGTGCTGGCCTACGTGCTGCACCACGGCGGCTTCCGGCCGGCGGCGCTGGTGCAATCGGCCACGCTGCTGGTGCTCACGGTGTTGACCTTTTTCATCAAGCTCGACCGGGCCGACCGCCTGCTGCCCACCTTCGGGCGGGCGGGGCGCGCCGCTGCCCGGGCCCACGCCGCTGCCTTGCACGACGACGAGGAAAACCCGTCGTTGCGCTGGCTTTTTGCCGAGCTGTGGCGCGCCATGGTGGAACGCTACAGCCTGCGGGCGTTCGGCATCATCTTCCTGGCGTACCTGGCCAGCTACGTATTTGGCTACGCCTACAACTACCACCTCATCCATTCCCTGCACTGGGCCGACGCCGACGTGTCCATCCTGCAAGGCAGTTGGGGCAGCGCCGCGGCGTTTGTACTATTGCTGGGCGGGGGCGTGCTGGTGGACCGCCTCGGCACCGCCCGGCTGCAGTACTGGGTGATGGCGGGCTACGCTTTTTTCCTGCTCGTGTTCGGGGCCCTGGCGCCGTTCTGGCACGTGCGGGCCGTGGGCTTCACGGGCCTGGTGCTGATGAACGTGGCCGACCCGCTGCTGAGCGTGGCCGCCATGCCGGCCCTGATGGCCTTCTGCCGCCCCAAAATCGAAGGCTCCCAGTTCACCACCTACATGGCCCTCGTGAACCTGTGCGGCGTGGCCAGCAGCTACCTCAACGGCTGGCTCTTGGAAATCGCCTCCGCGCCCGTCATCGGCCTGGCCTGCGGCGGGCTAATGCTGGGCCTCGTGGTGGCCCAGCGCCGCCTGCGGCCCCAGCCGCAGCTGGTAGCGCAAGGGTAG
- a CDS encoding VOC family protein, whose protein sequence is MNPIHFTRFHHLLLSVPVGALAAARAFYGGVLGLPEAPGPHPKATIWYLVGGIELHIQEDPAPLGPRSKRHPAFEVADAGGARRALEAQGVAIEPASDLDGRQRFFVRDPFDNRLEMLQIVP, encoded by the coding sequence ATGAACCCCATCCACTTCACCCGCTTCCACCACTTGCTGCTGAGCGTGCCGGTGGGGGCCCTGGCGGCGGCCCGCGCATTTTACGGCGGAGTGCTGGGGCTGCCCGAGGCGCCGGGGCCCCACCCCAAGGCCACCATTTGGTACCTGGTGGGCGGCATCGAGCTGCACATCCAGGAAGACCCCGCCCCGCTGGGGCCCCGCTCGAAGCGCCACCCGGCCTTTGAGGTGGCCGATGCCGGTGGGGCCCGGCGGGCGCTGGAGGCGCAGGGCGTGGCCATCGAGCCCGCGTCGGACCTCGACGGCCGGCAGCGCTTTTTCGTCCGCGACCCATTCGATAACCGCCTGGAAATGCTGCAAATCGTGCCGTAG
- a CDS encoding FUSC family membrane protein, protein MPRPRFPTRLQYFFFGADFSSGLRTAVAILLPAALGAQFGQFDLGLTMATGAVCVSVPDTPGPASHRRNGQLAALALVFAVALLTGYVAPVRWLLGLEVALLSFGLSMLLVWGARAGAVGTAGLLALVLTLAHPAARPAQVLPHALALGAGAAWYGLLALVLNWVGPYRAAQQALGESIHALAGYLSAKADFYRTRTDLADDYRRLVARQVAVSDTQEAVRAVLFRSRQVVNESTSTGRRLVLTFIDVVDLYERATATFLDYEALRRDFATSGALDEIARLLRAQAAALDRLGAAIQANRALSGPPPDFAPALDALKAHLDALGAQDGGPSVWPLKKTLVTLRDFSRRLADMGRYFDAAAGPGAAPAEPGRAAQHVQFIARDAWKAGAYWQSFTLKSAVFRHSLRVLVASVVAFAVAELLWHGAHSYWILLTATVLLKPGFSLTRQRNEQRVLGTLGGGLLGLAVLAAVSSNDVRFAVLVVFAIVAYSFQRLNYVVFVVFLTAYLIIMYGLLKFEYLDVLQERVIDTLIGCAIAFGCGYFLFPRWEAAELPDLMAAVLRANQAYLHQVAARLAAPAGPAPTAYRLARKTAYVATANLAAAFQRMLSEPKRTHRQPTAVYEFVVLNYTLAAGAAALAAADPGPEFTLATRRALVGAQGALATALRRLAPAAPELEATPPPPATPAPDDPAWREQLAFLQKVSGDISKAAEAVAQ, encoded by the coding sequence ATGCCCCGTCCGCGCTTCCCCACCCGCCTGCAATACTTTTTCTTCGGGGCCGACTTTTCGAGTGGGCTGCGGACGGCCGTGGCCATCCTGCTGCCAGCGGCGCTGGGGGCCCAGTTCGGGCAGTTTGACCTGGGCCTGACGATGGCCACGGGGGCGGTGTGCGTGAGCGTGCCCGACACGCCGGGCCCCGCCAGCCACCGCCGCAACGGCCAGCTCGCAGCCCTGGCGCTGGTGTTTGCCGTGGCCCTGCTCACGGGCTACGTGGCCCCGGTGCGCTGGCTGCTGGGGCTGGAGGTGGCCCTGCTAAGCTTCGGGCTGAGCATGCTGCTGGTCTGGGGGGCCCGCGCCGGGGCCGTGGGCACGGCCGGCCTGCTGGCGCTGGTGCTCACGCTGGCCCACCCGGCGGCGCGGCCGGCGCAGGTGCTGCCCCACGCGCTGGCCCTGGGCGCGGGCGCCGCCTGGTACGGCCTGCTGGCGCTGGTGCTGAACTGGGTGGGGCCCTACCGGGCGGCCCAGCAGGCGCTGGGCGAGAGCATCCACGCGCTGGCCGGCTACCTCAGCGCCAAGGCCGATTTCTACCGCACCCGCACCGACCTGGCCGACGACTACCGCCGCCTGGTGGCCCGCCAGGTGGCCGTGAGCGACACCCAGGAGGCCGTGCGCGCCGTGCTCTTCCGCAGCCGGCAGGTGGTGAACGAATCCACCAGCACGGGCCGGCGGCTGGTGCTCACCTTTATTGATGTGGTGGACTTGTACGAGCGGGCCACGGCCACGTTCCTCGACTACGAGGCCCTGCGACGCGACTTTGCCACCAGCGGCGCGCTCGACGAAATTGCCCGGCTGCTGCGCGCCCAGGCCGCCGCCCTCGACCGCCTGGGGGCCGCCATTCAGGCCAACCGCGCGCTGAGCGGCCCGCCGCCCGACTTTGCGCCCGCCCTCGATGCCCTTAAGGCCCACCTCGACGCGCTGGGGGCCCAGGACGGGGGGCCCAGTGTGTGGCCGCTCAAAAAAACGCTCGTCACCCTGCGCGACTTCAGCCGCCGCCTGGCCGACATGGGCCGGTACTTCGACGCCGCCGCGGGCCCCGGGGCGGCCCCCGCCGAGCCCGGCCGCGCCGCCCAGCACGTGCAGTTCATCGCCCGCGACGCCTGGAAAGCGGGCGCCTACTGGCAAAGCTTCACCCTGAAATCGGCCGTGTTCCGGCACTCGCTGCGGGTGCTGGTGGCCAGCGTGGTGGCCTTTGCGGTGGCCGAGCTGCTGTGGCACGGGGCCCACAGCTACTGGATTTTGCTCACGGCCACGGTGCTGCTCAAGCCCGGCTTCAGCCTCACGCGGCAGCGCAACGAGCAGCGCGTGCTGGGCACGCTGGGCGGCGGCCTGCTGGGCCTGGCCGTGCTGGCCGCGGTGAGCAGCAACGACGTGCGCTTTGCCGTGCTGGTGGTGTTCGCCATCGTGGCCTACTCGTTTCAGCGCCTGAACTACGTGGTGTTCGTGGTGTTCCTCACGGCCTACCTCATCATCATGTACGGGCTGCTGAAATTTGAGTACCTCGACGTGCTCCAGGAACGCGTAATTGACACGCTCATCGGCTGTGCCATTGCCTTTGGCTGCGGCTACTTCCTGTTTCCGCGTTGGGAGGCTGCCGAGCTGCCCGACCTGATGGCCGCCGTGCTGCGCGCCAACCAGGCCTACTTGCACCAGGTGGCCGCCCGCCTGGCGGCCCCCGCCGGTCCCGCGCCCACCGCCTACCGCCTGGCCCGCAAAACCGCCTACGTGGCCACCGCCAACCTGGCCGCTGCCTTCCAGCGCATGCTCTCCGAACCCAAGCGCACCCACCGCCAGCCCACCGCCGTCTACGAGTTTGTGGTGCTGAACTACACCCTAGCCGCCGGCGCCGCCGCCCTGGCCGCCGCCGACCCAGGGCCCGAGTTCACGCTCGCCACGCGGCGCGCCCTGGTGGGGGCCCAGGGGGCCCTGGCCACCGCCCTGCGCCGCCTGGCCCCCGCCGCCCCCGAACTCGAAGCTACCCCTCCGCCCCCCGCCACCCCGGCCCCCGACGACCCCGCCTGGCGCGAGCAGTTGGCCTTCCTGCAAAAAGTGAGCGGCGACATCAGCAAAGCCGCCGAGGCCGTGGCGCAGTAG
- a CDS encoding VCBS repeat-containing protein, which yields MRFGVTLVLLGLSGAVPADPRPAGGVPMPVPAGAVKGDFDGDGAPELAWAVPPPLTPGGMDCVGECRCSVQFSNPAIKPLAIGKYIGGALTNLGDLNNDGKDDLGVLPDWFTSCWRSYLVFSYAHGRWAYAVPPFAVHCNEMESGVKPIEKDPAHPGYVIERYSEFTEAGIVVKTKSVAVN from the coding sequence ATGCGCTTCGGGGTTACACTTGTTTTGTTGGGGCTGAGCGGGGCCGTGCCCGCGGATCCGCGCCCGGCTGGGGGCGTGCCCATGCCCGTGCCGGCCGGTGCCGTGAAGGGCGACTTTGACGGCGACGGGGCCCCAGAGCTTGCCTGGGCCGTGCCGCCGCCCTTAACGCCCGGGGGCATGGACTGCGTGGGCGAGTGCCGGTGCTCGGTGCAGTTTTCCAACCCGGCCATCAAGCCCCTGGCGATAGGCAAATACATCGGGGGTGCCCTCACCAACCTGGGCGACCTGAACAACGACGGCAAGGACGACCTCGGGGTGCTGCCGGACTGGTTCACCAGCTGCTGGCGCAGCTACTTGGTGTTCAGCTATGCGCACGGCCGCTGGGCCTACGCGGTGCCGCCCTTTGCCGTGCATTGCAACGAGATGGAAAGCGGGGTGAAGCCCATCGAAAAAGACCCCGCCCACCCGGGCTACGTCATCGAGCGGTACAGCGAGTTTACGGAAGCCGGTATCGTGGTAAAGACCAAATCCGTCGCGGTCAACTAA